Proteins encoded within one genomic window of Bombina bombina isolate aBomBom1 chromosome 1, aBomBom1.pri, whole genome shotgun sequence:
- the DYNLRB2 gene encoding dynein light chain roadblock-type 2, whose translation MSEVEETLKRIQSHKGVIGTIVVNAEGIPIRTTLDNSTTVQYAGLLHQLSMKARSTVRDIDPQNDLTFLRIRSKKHEIMVAPDKEYLLIVIQNPSE comes from the exons ATG TCTGAAGTTGAAGAAACATTGAAGAGGATTCAGTCCCACAAAGGAGTTATTGGAACTATTGTGGTCAATGCAGAAG GCATTCCAATTAGGACAACTCTGGATAACTCCACCACGGTGCAGTATGCCGGTCTCCTACACCAGCTGTCCATGAAAGCCAGAAGTACAGTGAGAGATATCGACCCACAAAATGACCTAACATTTCTCAGAATAAGATCTAAAAAACATGAAATAATGGTTGCTCCAG ataaagaataccTACTGATCGTCATCCAGAACCCATCAGAATAG